One stretch of Daphnia pulicaria isolate SC F1-1A chromosome 6, SC_F0-13Bv2, whole genome shotgun sequence DNA includes these proteins:
- the LOC124344490 gene encoding DNA-directed RNA polymerase III subunit RPC1-like, protein MPKQQFRDTDVISKVVKVNFGIGSQQQIQQQAHIPIVANELYNHDSRTPVQFGMLDRRMGINVEGPLCTTCGKGLQNCLGHFGYIDLQLPVFHVGFFKATITALQTICKTCSHVLLDKKMRKIYRAKLRTHNLPYLQKKALRKQIVEKCKKVTRCPNCNDINGTVKKCGMLKISHEKFENFKRDSSTIQKQLVAYDTAVQFNKEIEPMLSSALINILNPLEVFGLLKRIPDEDVQYILMNPEHGHPKDMILTRVPVPPVCIRPAISSKSGTIEDDLTRKLREIVNLNELVTMKLINGESCSSLMETFDDLQLQCALYINGELPGIPPNLQPKTPSRGLVQRLKGKEGRFRKNLSGKAVDFCARTVISPDPNLRIDEVGVPELIAKLLTYPTIVNEANIEIMRKLIRNGPDIHPGAIFLKEKDSKLPIFLKYGNRRETLARNLKVGDLVERHMMDEDIVLLNHQPSLHKLSIMCHRAKILPGLTFRLNECVCTPYDADFDGDEMNLHLPQTEEARAEALILLGTKSNLVTPRNGQLLIAAIQDFITGAYLLTLKDAFFDRAKTCQMVASMLAGDEVNMVIKLPPPCIQKPAALWSGKQIFSLILRPNPGDRIKVNLRTKGKEYSKKNEEFCVNDGFLLVRNSEVLAGCVDKSTIGSCSKINIFYVLLRDYGEDFAIQAMWKLCRVASYYMMNRGFSIGIGDVTPGKTLLKEKQNLLDSGYSKCDEYIRLLTIGQLPCLPGCNEEESLESKILKELSGIRDQVGEVCIKELHPSNSPLVMSKSGSKGSLINISQMIACVGQQALNGKRVPNGFEDRSLPHFDLHSKIPAAKGFVSNSFYSGLSPTEFFFHGMGGREGLVDKALKTSDVGYARRRLSKSLENFCCRYDSTVRNSSGEVIQFDYGGDGLDPTYMEAKDRPVDFQRTLDHTKAASPYPDEEPLDDIELKGSFDSIMEIDEFKTLGIDFKHELRVFVENQVKRIKSVREMYKMVGRALHPVEKHLERITVGQLVEFCDLAKEKYERAKIEPGTAVGALCAQSIGEPLAKMTCNPFAGVASKIPGVPRIKEIIDAYKSISTPVISTQLLKDDDPEYARRVKGRIEKTTLGEVTEYFEEVYKHNGCFLMIKLDVNRIRLLKLEVNASSIRLSLCDGKLKIKPSFVAVLNETEIIIRCTASTKLSMNDVMQNLKRELPKQVIKGFDSITRVVINTDDTRNPPMYSLVVEGNNMREVMATYGVKGSSTTSSNIFEVFNTLGIEAAKETIAQEIKSTMESHGMSVDRRHVALLSSFMSHRGEILGVTRHGLAKMKESVLNLASFECTSEHLFDAAYYGQEDEITGVSECIIMGSPMSIGTGSFKLIYKTESTVPLKTRPLIFDVPEYHVPMV, encoded by the exons ATGCCCAAGCAGCAGTTTCGCGACACTGATGTGATCAGTAAAGT TGTTAAAGTGAACTTTGGGATAGGAAGCCAACAACAAATACAACAACAGGCCCATATTCCAATAGTGGCAAACGAGCTGTATAATCACGATTCTAGAACACCTGTGCAATTTGGAATGCTGGACAGGAGAATG gggaTAAATGTTGAAGGTCCACTTTGTACAACATGTGGAAAAGGGCTTCAAAACTGTTTAGGTCATTTTGGTTACATTGATTTACAGCTTCCCGTTTTCCATGTTGGATTTTTCAAAGCTACGATAACTGCCTTGCAAACTATTTGCAAAACTTGCTCTCACGTTTTGCTTGATAAGAAGATGAGAAAGATTTATCGAGCTAAGCTTAGAACCCACAACTTGCCCTATCTTCAAAAGAAAGCACTGAGGAAGCAAATTgtagaaaaatgcaaaaaagtaACACGCTGCCCCAATTGCAATGATATCAATGGCACGGTGAAAAAGTGTGGAATGTTGAAGATCTCCCacgagaaatttgaaaatttcaagagAGACAGTTCTACGATACAAAAACAACTGGTGGCCTACGATACTGCTGTGCAGTTCAACAAAGAGATTGAACCAATGTTGTCATCTGCTTTGATCAACATTTTGAATCCTCTTGAAGTATTTGGCCTTCTTAAGAGAATACCAGACGAAGACGTTCAGTACATACTGATGAACCCCGAACACGGGCACCCAAAGGACATGATTCTCACCCGTGTTCCAGTTCCTCCTGTTTGCATTCGACCTGCAATATCTTCTAAATCGGGAACAATAGAGGACGatttaacaagaaaacttAGAGAAATTGTCAACTTAAACGAGTTAGTGACCATGAAACTGATTAACGGTGAAAGTTGCTCCAGTCTTATGGAAACTTTTGACGATTTGCAACTGCAATGCGCCCTGTACATCAACGGAGAACTCCCCGGAATCCCGCCGAACCTGCAGCCAAAAACACCATCTCGTGGTTTAGTTCAACGCTTAAAGGGAAAAGAAGGACGCTTTCGAAAAAATCTTTCGGGGAAGGCAGTCGACTTTTGCGCTAGAACAGTCATTTCGCCTGACCCGAATCTGCGGATTGATGAAGTTGGTGTCCCGGAATTGATTGCGAAACTTTTGACTTACCCTACTATTGTTAATGAAGCCAATATcgaaataatgagaaaattgaTAAGAAACGGACCAGATATCCATCCTGGCGCCATTTTTCTAAAGGAAAAAGATTCAAAATTGCCAATATTCCTGAAGTACGGAAATCGTCGCGAAACCCTAGCTCGAAACCTGAAG GTCGGCGATTTGGTTGAAAGGCATATGATGGACGAAGACATCGTATTGCTCAACCATCAGCCTTCGTTGCACAAACTTTCGATTATGTGTCACCGAGCCAAGATTTTGCCGGGCCTCACTTTCCGCCTTAATGAGTGCGTCTGTACACCCTACGATGCAGATTTCGACGGTGACGAGATGAATCTTCATCTTCCTCAAACAGAAGAAGCCCGCGCAGAAGCCTTGATCCTATTAGGGACAAAATCTAACTTAGTGACTCCTCGAAACGGCCAATTATTGATAGCAGCTATTCAA gATTTCATAACTGGAGCTTATTTACTGACGTTGAAGGATGCTTTCTTCGATCGAGCCAAGACTTGCCAAATGGTTGCATCCATGCTTGCAG GTGACGAGGTAAACATGGTCATTAAACTTCCACCTCCGTGTATCCAAAAACCCGCAGCCCTATGGTCAGGAAAACAGATTTTCAGTTTGATTCTTCGTCCTAATCCTGGAGATCGCATTAAAGTTAACCTGAGAACCAAAGGAAAAGAGTATTCAAAGAAGAACGAAGAGTTTTGCGTCAATGACGGGTTTCTGTTGGTCCGTAATTCTGAGGTGTTAGCAGGATGCGTTGACAAATCTACCATTGGATCTTGTtcaaaaatcaacattttttacgTACTTCTTCGCGACTACGGAGAGGATTTCGCTATTCAGGCAATGTGGAAACTTTGCCGAGTAGCTTCTTATTATATGATGAACCGAGGATTCTCTATCGGCATTGGTGATGTAACTCCTG GTAAAACTTTGCtgaaagaaaagcaaaatcTCTTGGACTCTGGTTATTCCAAGTGCGACGAATACATTCGTTTACTCACTATCGGTCAGTTACCTTGCCTTCCGGGATGCAATGAAGAGGAATCTTTGGAATCGAAAATCTTGAAAG AACTTTCTGGGATTCGTGACCAGGTCGGAGAAGTGTGCATAAAGGAGCTGCATCCGAGTAACAGCCCGTTGGTCATGTCAAAAAGTGGTTCGAAAGGATCACTAATCAACATTTCTCAGATGATTGCCTGCGTAGGACAACAAGCTTTAAACGGCAAACGAGTGCCCAATGGTTTTGAAGACCGTAGTCTCCCTCACTTTGATCTACATTCGAAAATCCCAGCTGCAAAAGGTTTTGTCTCCAACAGCTTTTACTCCGGACTTTCTCCCACGGAATTTTTCTTCCACGGAATGGGTGGGCGTGAAGGATTGGTAGATAAAGCCTTAAAAACAAGTGATGTTGG ttatgCGCGACGGCGACTAAGTAAATCCTTGGAAAACTTTTGTTGCCGATACGATTCGACTGTGAGGAACTCCTCCGGAGAGGTCATTCAGTTCGATTATGGAGGTGATGGGCTAGATCCTACTTACATGGAAGCCAAAGATCGCCCGGTCGACTTCCAGCGAACTCTTGATCATACCAAAGCCGCTTCCCCTTATCCAGATGAAGAACCTTTGGATGATATTGAACTGAAAGGATCTTTTGACTCGATTATGGAAATAGATGAGTTTAAAACGCTTGGGATTGATTTTAAACATGAACTCAG AGTTTTTGTCGAGAACCAAGTCAAACGGATTAAATCGGTGCGAGAGATGTACAAAATGGTGGGACGAGCACTACATCCAGTGGAAAAACACCTGGAGCGGATAACCGTTGGCCAATTGGTTGAGTTCTGTGACTTGGCGAAGGAAAAGTACGAAAGGGCTAAAATTGAGCCag GTACTGCCGTTGGAGCTCTTTGCGCTCAAAGTATTGGAGAACCCTTAGCAAAAATGACGTGTAATCCATTTGCTGGTGTTGCTTCCAAGATACCGGGAGTTCCTCG aattaaGGAAATCATCGATGCTTATAAATCAATCAGTACGCCAGTCATTTCTACTCAGCTTTTAAAAGATGATGACCCGGAGTATGCTCGACGAGTAAAAGGACGGATAGAAAAGACTACGCTTGGAGAA GTAACGGAATACTTCGAGGAAGTCTATAAACACAACGGTTGCTTTTTAATGATTAAGTTGGACGTGAATAGGATCCGATTGCTTAAATTGGAAGTGAACGCAAGTTCCATTCGACTTAG cCTCTGCGATGGAAAGCTAAAGATTAAACCGAGTTTCGTTGCAGTCCTCAATGAAACGGAAATTATAATCAGATGCACTGCATCCACGAAATTGTCGATGAATGACGTTATGCAAAATCTTAAGAGAGAGTTGCCCAAGCAAGTCATCAAG ggctTCGATAGTATCACTCGAGTGGTAATAAACACTGACGATACGAGAAACCCACCGATGTATTCCTTAGTTGTTGAAGGTAACAACATGCGAGAAGTGATGGCGACTTACGGTGTTAAAGGGTCCTCGACTACATCAAGCAATATTTTTGAAGTTTTCAATACTTTGGGAATCGAAGCTGCCAA GGAAACGATTGCCCAAGAAATTAAATCGACCATGGAAAGCCACGGCATGAGTGTCGATCGTCGTCACGTCGCCCTTCTTTCAAGTTTCATGAGTCATCGTGGTGAAATTCTGGGAGTCACGAGACATGGATTGGCCAAGATGAAAGAGTCGGTTCTTAACTTGGCCTCG TTTGAGTGCACCTCCGAACATTTATTTGATGCAGCATATTACGGCCAAGAAGATGAGATTACTGGGGTTAGTGAATGCATCATCATGGGATCACCAATGTCAATTGGAACGGGTTCCTTTAAGCTTATATACAAAACAGAAAGCACCGTTCCACTCAAAACAAGACCACTTATTTTTGACGTTCCAGAATATCACGTCCCTATGGTATAG
- the LOC124344491 gene encoding F-actin-monooxygenase mical2-like, translating into MCRDKVFMLIGSFLNLTILVAPCNIMWAQKAISRPVPIPSNINLQKKRPVRTTRVASLSSSCLKGEKRRNNQFVIHDLRALGAKKFFGKFCAGSIDHISIRQLQCILLKVALLLGVEIHENVTFEGLAEPPEDQSIKIGWKAKISPADHPVSQYEFDVLIGADGKRNTLDGFKRKEFRGRLAIAITANLVNKKSEAEARVEEISGVAFIFNQKFFKELNTVTGIDLENIVYYKDETHYFVMTAKKQSLLSKGVIIQDFPDTVKLLSIENVNKEALMDYARQAADFSTNYQLPHLDVAVNHYGQPDVAMFDFTSMFAAENASRVLERHGHKMLMCLVGDSLLEPFWPTGSGCARGWLSSFDACWAIHSWSSGRMTPLEVLAERESIYRLLAQTTPENLNKDYSAYTVEPQTRYPNLNIRTCLDIQVKSLYDTDNLAELARPVKAPVEEGTRKRTKRPDSFIHPDTLLVWLKKQIALYDITITDMTNSFQDGLALCAIIHRYRPDLLDFASLDPANVAVNNQLAFDILEELGVLPVTTGYEMAQLAVPDKLSMLSYLTQVHELFCGEIPCVKQPKRELTESEEDILGAASLKRPTAICSAGQYQRAAAQSKATTRTSTSSKRKTLERVATAEAPSSTLNRTGGDRNKADMSLRKARKRRSTDRSLHNTAERGQVQQEIAANRLDRKQRAAAFLRLRFDRSMQMLQAGGDPDDEPGGFSKATERQMKADRDLQDISLFIYRLESDFEDKRCRLEKMLSGFNPTDRNAKPGRGSGAEGSESLSNKVRDLEAKLRGNRPTDKKPKDLIRAIGKLDRSDWQLSALEKKIEENQTPGGVKDPHMHDNKVPKWNRDAFTDKFEAINRRIHGLPAEAVNEKYVNLERGMKQLQRKLKEGSVLDTGHRGSNKVSAMAQQLSKKVPEVSSVNDQAESFRPKPVLNLPQQGGSETCHFCSKRVYLMERMSAEGRFFHRGCFRCEYCASTLRLGGYAFVRDDLLGGVFFCMPHVSMLYYMRNKILTGRNGETCVDGQIERRIAQPVAAQPNNQLLNISADKPIVFEPIKSPLVQAAVQAADLDFRRDGTPERVEFENSIADETAKEDQLSEIDEDEWTDHNFGNSVHSGTEDEASSLDDSSSDDDEDDEEGGEEVSNENLMELDRPLTADETRRLAESWKKRYSTEASDRNPQECQEPLHESIPENEEENNVRIDVPAFPLASEPIHKKSSEEATSSDTEMGSDEELELEDEEEDDEGEYEEESEYENGEEEEDEDDEDEEDEEDEEDDRDSATEIETDSEFDQNSNADVRLGLQGIPTIVVNESEAEQLKKSTDQLANGNGLDSHPVAEVEAEPLEQMPPTRSTKGDPKPIYVDQYISLENARPLQRTLSHEDSRNADSATAPGRSGVLAYLRRHEQLERSPSTNMVASKNSLELKKKYMMDYGGSTGSLAQKSASTTNLDSKLRSFVDTISEAQKKLNPAPQPSVPMQVFLQNTANIFQPGPRQVPNVLPVEKTNEPAQPVLSIPKEMPPEDLECFEKEPPTPTNSEPPAEAIAAIESAEIVAVTPSDSGSAQTNGNIASEVTSSDTESEESKEESNRDATSDFDTDSEADSSEPPYEALNQYVALPFLLLPLFHTFFCFSSLPVIFLINSLIVVVVSFHCRSSRSSFSLPSSSSSFTLSIIMLILSNRPALKFLFSTLPDNVLKSASGRIFFFFFSFLILVNPTGKSYSLILYFASRLNRFLFWAFQPQNVSDEPSEVNIRIA; encoded by the exons atgtgccgagataag GTATTCATGCTgataggatcttttctgaatctcacAATTTTGGTGGCGCCCTGCAACAtcat GTGGGCCCAGAAAGcaa TTTCTAGACCCGTTCCAATCCCCAGCAACATCAATCTGCAGAagaaaaggcca GTGAGGACGACacgtgttgcatcattatcaagcag TTGcttaaaaggagagaaaaggcgaaatAATCAGTTCGTTATTCACGATCTGAGGGCGCTCGGTGCTAAGAAGTTTTTTGGCAAGTTCTGCGCCGGATCTATCGATCACATCA GTATCCGCCAGCTGCAGTGCATTCTACTTAAAGTCGCTctacttctgggagttgaaaTTCACGAGAACGTGACGTTTGAAGGACTCGCTGAGCCGCCAGAAGATCAGTCGATCA AAATAGGTTGGAAGGCTAAAATTAGCCCGGCGGATCATCCAGTCTCGCAATATGAATTTGACGTGCTCATTGGTGCTGATGGCAAGAGAAACACATTGGACG gGTTCAAACGCAAGGAATTCCGTGGACGACTGGCCATTGCCATTACGGCCAATTTGGTTAACAAGAAATCGGAAGCCGAGGCACGCGTCGAAGAAATTTCGGGCGTGgctttcattttcaatcaaaagttCTTCAAAGAACTCAACACCGTCACTGGCATCGACCTGGAAAACATCGTCTACTACAAAGACGAAACCCATTACTTTGTCATGACGGCCAAAAAGCAGTCGCTGCTCAGCAAAGGGGTCATTATTCAG GACTTCCCGGACACGGTGAAGCTATTGTCGATCGAGAATGTTAATAAAGAGGCCCTGATGGACTATGCTCGTCAAGCGGCCGATTTCTCCACCAATTATCAGCTGCCACACTTGGACGTTGCCGTCAATCATTACGGCCAGCCGGATGTGGCCATGTTTGACTTCACTTCCATGTTTGCGGCCGAGAACGCTTCAAGGGTGCTAGAAAGACACGGCCACAAAATGCTCATGTGCCTGGTGGGTGACAGTTTACTGGAGCCGTTCTGGCCGACAGGCTCGGGATGTGCGCGTGGCTGGCTGAGCTCTTTCGACGCCTGCTGGGCCATCCACTCTTGGTCTAGTGGTCGGATGACTCCGCTGGAGGTCCTCGCCGAGCGAGAGTCCATTTACCGCCTGCTGGCTCAAACAACGCCCGAGAACCTGAACAAAGATTACAGTGCCTACACCGTCGAGCCTCAAACACGCTACCCCAATCTCAACATACGAACCTGTCTCGATATCCAGGTCAAATCACTCTACGACACGGATAACTTGGCCGAGCTGGCCAGACCTGTCAAAGCTCCCGTCGAGGAGGGAACTCGGAAAAGAACTAAACGAC CCGACTCTTTCATTCACCCAGATACGTTATTGGTGTGGCTCAAGAAGCAGATTGCACTCTACGATATCACTATCACAGATATGACGAATTCATTTCAAGACGGCCTTGCCCTCTGTGCTATTATCCATCGATATCGCCCCGATCTGCTGGATTTCGCCTCACTGGATCCAGCAAATGTGGCCGTTAATAACCAACTGGCTTTCGACATCCTTGAAGAACTTGGCGTTCTTCCT gTGACCACCGGTTACGAAATGGCTCAGTTGGCCGTCCCTGACAAACTGTCCATGCTGTCCTATCTGACACAAGTTCACGAATTGTTCTGTGGGGAAATTCCTTGCGTCAAACAACCTAAAAGG gAACTGACCGAGTCTGAGGAGGACATTTTGGGAGCAGCTTCTCTGAAACGGCCAACTGCCATTTGTTCTGCCGGCCAATACCAACGCGCCGCAGCTCAGAGCAAAGCCACAACGCGAACGTCGACGTCCAGCAAGCGGAAAACGTTGGAACGCGTAGCGACGGCAGAGGCGCCCAGCAGCACACTCAACCGGACCGGAGGTGACCGCAACAAGGCCGACATGTCTTTGCGCAAAGCCCGCAAGCGTCGCAGTACCGACCGTTCCTTACACAACACCGCG GAACGCGGTCAAGTCCAGCAAGAGATAGCCGCAAACCGGTTGGACCGAAAGCAACGGGCGGCAGCTTTCCTGCGCCTCCGATTCGATAGAAGTATGCAGATGTTGCAAGCCGGTGGCGATCCGGACGACGAGCCGGGCGGATTCAGCAAGGCCACAGAAAGACAGATGAAGGCTGATCGCGACCTCCAGGATATTTCCCTATTCATTTACCGACTCGAGTCAGATTTCGAGGATAAGAGGTGCCGACTGGAGAAGATGTTGTCCGGTTTCAACCCCACC GACCGCAATGCCAAGCCCGGCCGTGGTAGCGGTGCAGAAGGTAGCGAATCGCTGAGTAATAAAGTCCGTGATTTGGAAGCCAAGCTGAGAGGCAATCGCCCAACTGACAAGAAACCCAAAGATCTAATCCGAGCCATAG GAAAATTGGATAGGAGCGACTGGCAACTTTCTGctttggagaagaagattgaaGAGAACCAGACACCTGGTGGGGTGAAAGATCCGCACATGCATGATAACAAAGTGCCCAAATGGAACAGGGACGCGTTCACTGATAAG ttcgAAGCGATCAATCGCCGGATTCACGGTTTACCTGCAGAAGCCGTCAACGAAAAGTACGTCAACCTGGAACGCGGTATGAAGCAGCTGCAGAGGAAGCTCAAAGAAGGCAGTGTGCTGGATACGGGCCATCGAGGCAGCAATAAGGTTTCCGCCATGGCTCAGCAGCTGTCCAAAAAGGTGCCGGAAGTGTCCAGTGTGAATGATCAGGCGGAATCTTTCAGACCCAAGCCGGTGCTCAATCTTCCTCAGCAAGGAGGCTCGGAGACGTGCCATTTTTGCAGCAAACGCGTCTACCTGATGGAACGCATGAGCGCCGAAGGTCGATTCTTCCATCGCGGCTGCTTCCGTTGCGAGTACTGCGCTTCGACGTTGCGACTCGGAGGCTACGCTTTCGTCCGCGACGACCTCCTCGGCGGCGTCTTTTTCTGTATGCCGCATGTGTCCATGTTGTACTACATGCGCAACAAAATTCTGACGGGCCGCAACGGCGAAACTTGcgttgacggccaaattgaaCGAAGAATTGCCCAGCCCGTTGCTGCCCAACCAAACAATCAACTTCTCAACAT tAGTGCGGATAAGCCAATCGTGTTTGAGCCGATCAAGAGCCCTCTAGTCCAGGCTGCTGTCCAGGCTGCCGATCTCGACTTCCGGCGAGATGGCACTCCGGAAAGAgtggaatttgaaaattccatCGCCGACGAGACGGCCAAAGAAGATCAACTGAGCGAAATCGACGAAGACGAATGGACTGACCACAATTTCGGCAATTCCGTCCATTCTGGCACGGAAGATGAAGCCTCATCTTTGGACGATTCAAG TTCCGACgatgacgaagacgacgaggaAGGGGGAGAAGAAGTTTCCAACGAAAATCTGATGGAACTTGACAGGCCTTTGACTGCAGACGAAACTCGAAGACTTGCCGAATCGTGGAAGAAACGCTATTCGACCGAAGCGTCCGATCGCAATCCACAGGAATGTCAAGAACCGCTTCACGAAAGCATTCCTGAAA atgaagaagaaaacaacgtCCGGATTGATGTCCCGGCCTTCCCGCTTGCATCCGAACCCATCCACAAGAAATCCAGTGAAGAAGCAACCAGTTCCGATACAGAG ATGGGTTCCGATGAGGAGTTGGAATTGGAAGATGAAGAGGAGGACGATGAAGGAGAGTATGAAGAGGAGAGCGAATACGAGAATggcgaagaggaggaagacgaagatgatgaagacgaagaagatgaagaggatgAAGAAGACGACCGAGATTCTGCTACGGAAATTGAAACTGATTCTGAATTTGATCAGAACAGCAATGCCGACGTACGTTTAGGACTTCAAGGAATCCCTACTATCGTTGTCAACGAATCAGAGGCTGAGCAGTTGAAAAAGAGCACTGACCAGCTGGCCAACGGTAATGGATTGGACAGTCATCCGGTAGCGGAAGTGGAAGCCGAACCATTGGAACAGATGCCACCCACCAGATCCACGAAGGGAGATCCCAAACCCATCTACGTTGATCAGTACATATCACTTGAAAATGCTCGACCACTCCAGCGGACGCTATCCCATGAAGATAGCAGAAATGCTGATTCGGCGACCGCACCTGGCCGTTCGGGAGTCTTGGCCTATTTGCGTCGCCACGAACAGCTAGAAAGGTCGCCTTCTACCAATATGGTGGCCTCTAAGAACTCGCTGGAACTCAAGAAAAAGTACATGATGGATTATGGAGGCTCTACAGGCTCGCTGGCACAAAAATCTGCTTCGACCACCAATCTCGATAGTAAGCTGAGGAGCTTTGTGGACACCATTTCCGAGGCCCAGAAAAAACTTAATCCGGCCCCTCAGCCCAGCGTTCCCATGCAG GTGTTCTTACAGAACACGGCCAACATTTTCCAACCAGGGCCACGTCAAGTGCCAAACGTTTTACCTGTCGAAAAAACTAACGAACCTGCTCAACCGGTTCTCAGTATTCCAAAAGAAATGCCGCCAGAGGATTTGGAGTGTTTTGAAAAGGAACCTCCAACTCCGACCAACAGTGAACCCCCAGCTGAAGCGATTGCTGCAATCGAATCCGCTGAAATTGTAGCGGTCACGCCGAGCGACAGCGGCTCCGCCCAAACAAATGGAAACATCGCCAGCGAAGTCACTAGCAGTGACACCGAATCAGAAGAATCCAAGGAGGAATCTAATCGGGACGCGACTTCAGATTTCGACACGGATTCTGAAGCGGATTCATCCGAACCACCGTACGAAGCGCTCAACCAGTATGTTGCTTTgcccttcctcctcctcccgttGTTTCAcacattcttttgtttctcctcGCTCCCTGTTATTTTCCTTATTAATTCTTTAATAGTGGTTGTGGTTTCGTTTCACTGCCGTTCTTCCCGCTCTTCGTTTTCCTTacccagtagtagtagtagctttACCTTATCTATTATTATGCTTATTCTTTCAAATCGACCTGcgctcaaatttcttttttctacgtTACCTGACAATGTTTTAAAGTCGGCCTccgggagaattttttttttttttttttcgtttctaatCTTAGTCAATCCTACCGGTAAATCTTATtctcttattctttattttgcgTCCCGTCTGAATCGTTTTCTATTTTGGGCTTTTCAACCACAAAATGTGTCTGACGAGCCAAGTGAAGTTAATATCCGAATTGCTTGA
- the LOC124344373 gene encoding protein-cysteine N-palmitoyltransferase HHAT-like: protein MTDQSSIELTIYVLTWTGSVLYSMYQFHLASDRFSQYLAEDLVSGWKWIGRQVDTADFEWKMWTPIFFKWLKFVIPYLIISLTIKRKYPQSVSIISTAMSFCWLWSMLGLQLTVFMFIQPVLFLWILKFFSLAFVWLVCISFTLTLHSSLFSELKTDLFEDNSTQEYLFTVILAWTHARSISYLVDSRSDAYKNRFMKFYHYCFYLPLLPTGPLMLYREFKASLENPVSQNCSLIHVTKSIALIARYLFWWFFHQFALHYFYHTALQYHIGIVRHLDIWSAAGLGYTLGQFFMTKYLVLYGLPSSLAKLDHIDSPPPPKCVGRIHLYSQMWRDFDRGLYNFMLHYIYIPFKGTSDKVWAKLMGTALCFGFVCIWHGASTAVVIWCVSNYFGICLETMAKYPSTCWPIANWKANWSTPNWLRFQAAVASPLLLVSALSNFCFFTDAKVGYVLTQKAVYEGGILRLLCIVMVMYCCCHVSMALSRRSKKNLICQAHRD, encoded by the exons ATgacagatcaaagttcaatagaGTTAACTATTTATGTCCTTACATGGACAGGATCGGTGCTCTACTCCATGTATCAGTTTCATTTAGCCAGTGAca GATTTTCCCAATATCTTGCAGAAGATCTGGTCTCTGGCTGGAAATGGATTGGTCGTCAGGTAGATACAGCTGACTTCGAATGGAAAATGTGgactcccattttttttaagtggttAAAATTTGTCATCCCATACCTAATCATTAGTTTGACAATCAAAAGAAAGTATCCACAATCAGTATCTATAATCAGTACAGCCATGTCTTTTTGTTGGCTATGGAGCATGCTTGGACTGCAACTAACAGTCTTCATGTTTATCCAACCAGTGCTATTCCTatggattttaaaattcttttcattAGCTTTTGTTTGGCTTGTCTGTATAAGCTTTACACTTACATTGCACTCTTCTTTATTCTCAGAGCTCAAA ACAGATCTATTTGAAGATAATTCTACTCAAGAGTATTTATTCACGGTAATTCTGGCATGGACTCATGCTCGTTCAATCAGTTATTTGGTTGATAGTCGCTCCGATGcttacaaaaatagatttatgaAGTTTTACCACTATTGCTTCTATCTTCCCTTATTGCCAACGGGGCCGTTAATGCTTTATCGGGAATTTAAAGCATCT CTAGAAAATCCTGTGAGTCAGAATTGTAGTTTAATTCACGTAACTAAGAGCATAGCACTCATCGCGCGCTACCTCTTTTGGTGGTTCTTTCACCAGTTTGCCTTACATTATTTTTATCATACCGCGTTGCAATATCACATtg GAATTGTTCGGCACTTGGATATTTGGTCGGCTGCAGGACTCGGTTACACGCTTGGGCAGTTTTTCATGACCAAATATTTGGTTTTGTACGGATTGCCATCCTCATTGGCGAAATTGGATCATATTGAttcacctcctcctcccaaaTGTGTAGGACGAATTCATCTCTATTCCCAAATGTGGCGCGATTTTGATCGAGGACTGTACAATTTCATGCTGCA ttACATCTACATTCCATTCAAAGGGACTTCAGACAAAGTCTGGGCGAAGTTGATGGGAACGGCTTTATGTTTTGGTTTTGTCTGTATATGGCATGGAGCTTCAACTGCAGTG gtgatttggtgtgtgtcaaATTACTTTGGCATTTGTCTGGAAACAATGGCCAAATATCCCTCTACTTGCTGGCCTATTGCAAATTGGAAA GCAAACTGGTCCACGCCCAATTGGCTACGTTTCCAAGCAGCTGTAGCTTCACCACTTCTCCTCGTGTCAGCActttccaatttttgtttctttacggATGCCAAAGTTGGCTACGTCTTGACCCAAAAAGCTGTTTACGAAG GCGGAATCTTGAGGCTACTGTGTATTGTAATGGTCATGTATTGCTGCTGTCACGTCTCCATGGCTCTAAGTCGTCGCAGTAAAAAGAATCTCATTTGTCAAGCACATCGAGACTAA